In the Juglans microcarpa x Juglans regia isolate MS1-56 chromosome 6D, Jm3101_v1.0, whole genome shotgun sequence genome, one interval contains:
- the LOC121236010 gene encoding LOW QUALITY PROTEIN: subtilisin-like protease 4 (The sequence of the model RefSeq protein was modified relative to this genomic sequence to represent the inferred CDS: inserted 1 base in 1 codon; deleted 2 bases in 1 codon), with protein MQKGVLSQNMAAIPFVSLLFVFNFYYEFAFGSALSSVTKSSEMRNLQTYIVHVKQPEGRVFSQLEDQESWYHSFMPNITVASNSDEQPRMLYSYQNVIRGFAARLTQEEVRAMEEKDGFVSARPERMLRLQTTHTPSFLGLHQQTGFWKESNFGKGVIIGVLDGGILPSHPSFSDAGMQPPPAKWKGRCEFNVTDCNNKLIGARTFNVAAKAMKGKDEPPIDVDGHGTHTASTAAGGFVKNAVVLGNAKGTAVGMAPYAHLAIYKVCFGDILDDCPESDILAGLDAAVGDGVXSLGSDSVPFFEDSVAIGSFAAIQKGIFVSCAAGNSGPFNSTLSNEAPWILTVGATNIDRSIASTAKLGNREELDGESLFQPGDFPSTPLPLVYAGVNGKPESALCGEGSLKDINVKGKVVLCERGGGIGRIAKGEEVKNAGGAAMILMNEETDGFSTSADAHVLPATHVSFAAGLKIKAYINSTETPTASILFKGTLIGSSVSPFVASFSSRGPNLASPGILKPDIIGPGVSILAAWPFSLDDDTNSKLNFNIMSGTSMACPHLSGIAALLKSSHPHWSPAAIKSAIMTSADTQNLEGKPIFDQTLQPADVFAIGAGHVNPSRANEPGLIYDIQPDDYIPYLCGLGYKDQEVGILVHRPIKCSDVSSIPEGELNYPSFSVTLGSSQTFTRTVTNVGEAISSYAVTVVAPEGVHVSVKPNKLYFSRVNQKVKYSVTFSLTVPGTKMGEYGQGFIKWDSAKHCVRSPISVRFE; from the exons ATGCAGAAAGGTGTATTGTCACAAAACATGGCAGCTATACCTTTCGTTTCTCTTCTTTTCGTGTTTAACTTCTACTACGAGTTTGCTTTCGGAAGTGCACTTTCATCTGTCACCAAAAGTTCCGAGATGAGAAATTTACAAACTTACATTGTCCATGTAAAGCAACCAGAGGGTAGAGTTTTTTCCCAGTTAGAAGATCAGGAGAGCTGGTACCATTCTTTTATGCCAAATATTACCGTCGCAAGTAATTCGGATGAGCAGCCACGCATGCTGTATTCATACCAGAATGTTATCCGGGGTTTTGCAGCGAGACTGACCCAGGAGGAAGTGAGAGCTATGGAGGAGAAGGACGGTTTTGTGTCAGCGCGTCCTGAGAGGATGTTACGTCTACAAACAACACATACACCAAGCTTCTTAGGGTTGCACCAGCAAACGGGATTCTGGAAAGAATCAAACTTTGGAAAGGGGGTGATTATTGGGGTATTGGACGGTGGAATTTTGCCTTCTCATCCTTCGTTTAGTGATGCAGGAATGCAGCCACCTCCAGCCAAATGGAAAGGGAGGTGTGAGTTCAACGTTACAGACTGTAACAACAAACTCATTGGTGCAAGGACATTCAATGTTGCAGCCAAAGCCATGAAAGGAAAAGATGAGCCACCAATCGATGTAGACGGGCACGGTACCCACACTGCAAGCACTGCTGCTGGCGGTTTTGTAAAGAATGCCGTTGTGCTAGGAAATGCCAAGGGCACAGCGGTTGGAATGGCCCCTTATGCCCACTTGGCAATTTACAAAGTGTGCTTTGGAGATATATTGGATGATTGTCCCGAGAGCGATATACTGGCTGGGCTTGATGCAGCTGTTGGAGATGGCG GCTCCCTGGGCTCAGACTCTGTTCCATTTTTCGAGGACAGTGTTGCAATCGGCTCATTTGCAGCGATCCAAAAAGGAATATTTGTAAGCTGTGCAGCCGGGAATTCTGGCCCTTTCAACAGCACGTTATCTAATGAAGCCCCTTGGATACTCACAGTCGGAGCAACCAACATTGACAGAAGCATTGCGTCGACAGCAAAGCTTGGAAATAGAGAAGAACTCGATGGTGAATCCCTCTTCCAGCCTGGTGACTTCCCCTCAACACCATTGCCTCTTGTTTATGCTGGCGTTAATGGTAAACCAGAGTCTGCACTATGTGGTGAGGGATCCTTGAAAGATATCAATGTCAAAGGCAAAGTAGTTTTATGCGAGCGAGGAGGGGGGATAGGAAGAATCGCTAAGGGAGAGGAAGTTAAAAATGCAGGGGGTGCCGCCATGATTCTCATGAATGAAGAAACTGATGGCTTTAGTACCTCGGCTGATGCTCATGTTCTTCCCGCAACACATGTCAGCTTTGCTGCTGGACTAAAGATCAAAGCCTACATAAACTCTACAGAAACTCCAACAGCATCTATCTTATTCAAAGGAACTCTCATTGGAAGCTCAGTATCCCCATTCGTTGCTTCTTTCTCTTCAAGAGGACCCAACCTAGCAAGCCCAGGCATTCTGAAACCAGACATTATCGGACCAGGTGTGAGCATTCTAGCAGCCTGGCCCTTCTCTCTTGACGATGATACAAActcaaaactcaatttcaacaTCATGTCTGGCACATCAATGGCATGCCCTCATCTTAGCGGCATTGCAGCTTTGCTCAAGAGCTCACATCCTCATTGGTCACCAGCTGCTATTAAATCTGCTATAATGACTTCTGCTGATACACAAAATCTTGAAGGCAAACCAATTTTTGATCAAACACTTCAGCCT GCAGATGTCTTTGCCATAGGTGCAGGCCATGTCAATCCATCAAGAGCAAATGAACCAGGATTAATCTATGATATTCAACCAGACGATTATATACCATATCTATGTGGTCTGGGATACAAAGACCAGGAGGTTGGAATCCTTGTGCACAGACCAATAAAGTGCTCAGACGTATCAAGTATCCCTGAAGGAGAGCTAAACTACCCTTCATTTTCTGTTACACTGGGATCGTCTCAGACATTTACCAGGACCGTGACAAATGTTGGTGAGGCAATATCATCTTATGCAGTCACTGTGGTTGCACCAGAAGGAGTTCATGTGAGTGTCAAGCCCAATAAGCTCTACTTCTCACGGGTGAACCAGAAAGTGAAATATTCAGTAACATTCAGCCTCACAGTGCCAGGTACCAAAATGGGTGAATATGGGCAAGGTTTTATAAAATGGGATTCTGCCAAACACTGCGTTAGAAGTCCAATTTCTGTTAGGTTTGAGTAG
- the LOC121236009 gene encoding uncharacterized protein LOC121236009, with product MEISPKIIGKDEVIAKLKDDGDFDKLRLKIIRKLRDNEELRNEIILTVKQSAALNRAGAENMKPRQLSDAIYDDVGNKVMSRISDGLWETIRSGDGMKNEITETVQSVYNKLLNPKWIEGGESSTHGMMPKQKEAENNRSIAASASEADDMFSDSEPKEPPGFSLLNNHQNNKNEEQHRQELQPPMPHKREPVEAPEEDTHHPKVVLEPEYVDLGVPPGFPAELEQKQPCDGSDEDPDVPPGFG from the exons ATGGAGATCAGTCCCAAGATCATTGGCAAAGACGAGGTCATAGCGAAACTCAAGGACGACGGCGACTTCGACAAACTCCGCCTCAAAATCATTCGCAAGCTCAGGGACAAC GAGGAGTTGCGGAATGAGATTATTTTGACAGTGAAGCAGTCAGCAGCACTTAATCGTGCAGGTGCTGAGAATATGAAACCCAGACAATTATCTGATGCCATATATGATGACGTTGG GAATAAAGTAATGAGCCGGATATCTGATGGTTTGTGGGAAACAATTAGATCAGGTGATGgcatgaaaaatgaaattacaGAAACTGTACAATCTgtttataacaaattattaaacccAAAATGGATAGAAGGGGGTGAATCATCCACCCATGGCATGATGCCAAAGCAGAAGGAAGCTGAAAATAACCGTTCCATTGCAGCCTCAGCTAGTGAAGCTGATGACATGTTTTCTGATAGTGAGCCAAAAGAACCTCCAGGTTTTTCTCTCCTCAATAACCATCAGAACAACAAGAATGAGGAGCAACACAGACAGGAGCTTCAGCCTCCAATGCCTCACAAAAGAGAACCTGTTGAAGCACCGGAGGAAGATACACACCACCCAAAGGTTGTCTTGGAGCCAGAATACGTTGATCTTGGTGTGCCACCTGGCTTTCCTGCAGAATTGGAGCAGAAGCAGCCATGTGATGGTAGTGATGAGGACCCTGATGTGCCTCCTGGTTTTGGCTGA